One window of Pseudacidobacterium ailaaui genomic DNA carries:
- a CDS encoding SpoIIE family protein phosphatase, with product MSKEQVRARNGDEARPEDHSFEGDYRPPSPVPPKTQVRVEPLQTEFLVRLADALNTTLDLQTLMQRTADLVRAVIDYRIFAILLLNDRTNELRMRFQIGHTPEAERMRIPMGKGVVGQAALTREPVLVPDVTVADNYINVNPDVRSELAVPLIVKNRVIGVIDIQSEQPDYFQQEHLHLLKLTASRIGQAIENARLYTRVARQAQMLQVLNEISREITSILDLESLLERIGTLLRRVIDYQMFSIWILNEREQVLENRFALRFGERFYPEEKLPLDQGLVGAAIAERRLIHAPDVRKDPRYRMFNPETRSEMAMPLIYKGKVIGILDIEHTRPHFFNEDHERAITTLAAQVAISIENARLYQRVAQQEQRLEADLAMAREVQLRLLPAVKPKHTRAELSARFLPASTLGGDLYDFIPYESGRSAIVLGDVSGKAAPAALYAALVSGIMRSEATHRLSPSEMLKTLNDALQERHLDSQYVTMLYAVWNDENLTLQLSNAGAVQPLFCRDGEVETVKAEGFPLGLFPNVKYEEFTLSTQPGDSLIFYSDGIVDAQNAAGEMFGSERLAAVVKKNMHKSASKIADAIMTEVGKFQKTTERFDDETVIVLKVLSGKQAP from the coding sequence GTGAGCAAAGAGCAAGTCAGGGCCCGGAACGGAGACGAGGCACGCCCCGAAGACCATTCCTTTGAGGGCGACTATAGACCACCGTCCCCAGTTCCACCGAAAACCCAGGTGCGCGTTGAGCCGCTGCAGACGGAATTTCTTGTCCGCCTGGCAGATGCGCTCAATACGACGCTCGACCTCCAGACACTCATGCAGCGCACGGCAGATCTGGTGCGCGCGGTCATCGATTATCGGATCTTTGCCATCCTTCTGCTCAACGACCGAACCAATGAATTGCGCATGCGCTTCCAGATCGGCCATACCCCGGAGGCTGAACGGATGCGCATCCCCATGGGCAAGGGGGTGGTTGGCCAGGCAGCGCTCACGCGAGAACCGGTACTCGTGCCAGACGTAACAGTTGCCGACAACTACATCAATGTCAATCCGGATGTACGCTCTGAACTGGCCGTACCGCTTATTGTGAAAAATCGGGTCATCGGGGTCATTGATATCCAATCCGAGCAGCCTGATTACTTCCAGCAGGAACATCTGCATCTGTTGAAGCTCACAGCATCCCGTATTGGGCAGGCCATTGAGAATGCTCGCCTGTATACGCGAGTGGCCCGGCAGGCACAGATGCTCCAGGTGCTGAATGAAATCAGCCGGGAAATCACCTCGATTCTTGACCTTGAGTCCTTATTGGAGAGAATCGGTACGCTTTTGCGCCGTGTGATTGATTACCAGATGTTTTCCATCTGGATTCTGAACGAACGTGAGCAGGTGCTGGAAAACCGCTTCGCCCTGCGTTTCGGAGAGCGGTTCTATCCTGAGGAGAAACTTCCCCTGGATCAGGGACTGGTGGGCGCTGCCATCGCCGAAAGGCGGCTGATACACGCCCCCGATGTGCGCAAAGACCCTCGCTATCGCATGTTTAATCCGGAGACGCGGTCCGAGATGGCCATGCCTCTCATCTATAAGGGCAAGGTCATTGGCATTCTTGACATCGAACATACACGCCCTCATTTCTTTAACGAGGACCATGAAAGGGCCATCACCACTCTGGCTGCTCAGGTGGCCATTTCGATTGAAAATGCGCGGCTGTATCAGCGAGTGGCCCAGCAGGAACAGCGCCTGGAAGCTGACCTGGCCATGGCCCGCGAAGTCCAGCTTCGCCTGCTGCCGGCAGTAAAGCCGAAACATACACGCGCGGAGCTCTCAGCGCGATTTTTGCCTGCCAGTACCCTCGGCGGCGATCTTTATGATTTCATCCCTTACGAATCCGGCCGCAGCGCCATTGTGCTGGGCGACGTCAGCGGAAAGGCCGCTCCTGCTGCACTTTATGCTGCTCTGGTGAGTGGAATTATGCGCTCTGAAGCCACGCACAGGCTCTCCCCGTCGGAAATGCTCAAGACCCTCAACGATGCTCTGCAGGAGCGCCATCTTGATTCGCAGTATGTCACGATGCTGTATGCCGTATGGAACGATGAAAATCTAACTTTGCAATTGTCAAATGCCGGGGCGGTCCAGCCGCTCTTCTGCCGGGATGGAGAAGTGGAAACTGTCAAAGCAGAAGGATTTCCTCTTGGACTTTTCCCCAATGTAAAGTATGAGGAGTTCACCCTTTCCACCCAGCCCGGTGACTCGCTGATCTTTTACTCCGATGGCATTGTAGACGCCCAGAACGCGGCTGGAGAGATGTTCGGCAGCGAACGCCTGGCCGCAGTCGTTAAAAAGAACATGCACAAATCCGCATCAAAAATTGCCGATGCGATTATGACTGAAGTGGGCAAATTTCAAAAGACTACAGAGCGTTTTGATGATGAAACCGTCATCGTTCTGAAAGTACTAAGCGGGAAACAGGCTCCCTAA
- the rpsT gene encoding 30S ribosomal protein S20 — MANHVSALKRARQTERKTAVNRANRSRVRKAIRALREALAKGDAAAASEQFRKTVSQIDKSVQKGILHDNTASRYKSRLAARLKALSAKAA; from the coding sequence ATGGCGAACCATGTTTCGGCGCTCAAGCGCGCCCGTCAGACAGAACGAAAGACTGCAGTCAACCGCGCCAACAGAAGCCGGGTCCGCAAGGCCATCCGTGCCTTGCGTGAGGCACTTGCCAAGGGCGATGCGGCGGCGGCAAGCGAGCAGTTCCGCAAAACTGTTTCTCAGATTGACAAAAGCGTGCAAAAGGGGATTTTGCACGACAATACAGCTTCCCGCTATAAAAGCCGGCTGGCTGCACGCCTGAAGGCGCTTTCAGCAAAAGCAGCGTAA
- the deoC gene encoding deoxyribose-phosphate aldolase, whose protein sequence is MTTKVATVEEEFRNGFFDAAAFAGQALSSRTHLAAVIDHTLLKPEATRDQVVRLCEEAAQYGFACAMVNPSWVSTACSVLAGTGVRVGTVLGFPLGSSLSVTKREEAVELIKLGAHDLDMVLNIGMLKSGMNDRVQQDIHGVVEVAHEAGALVKVILETCLLNVEEKLRASELVIAAGADYLKTSTGFSTGGATPQDVALLRGVAGSRCGVKASGGIRTLSDARAMLEAGANRIGASASVSILHEFDAQ, encoded by the coding sequence ATGACGACCAAAGTTGCAACCGTTGAAGAAGAGTTCCGTAATGGATTTTTTGATGCAGCCGCTTTTGCAGGTCAAGCCCTTTCAAGCCGGACCCATCTGGCTGCCGTAATCGATCATACGTTGCTGAAACCGGAAGCCACCCGAGATCAAGTGGTGCGGCTCTGCGAAGAAGCTGCGCAATATGGCTTTGCTTGTGCCATGGTCAATCCGTCGTGGGTAAGCACAGCCTGTTCTGTTCTTGCTGGAACTGGTGTCCGCGTTGGTACGGTCCTCGGGTTTCCGCTGGGAAGCTCTCTTTCCGTTACCAAACGCGAAGAAGCCGTGGAGCTGATCAAGCTGGGCGCGCATGACCTCGATATGGTCCTGAACATCGGCATGCTGAAATCCGGTATGAATGACCGTGTTCAGCAGGACATTCATGGGGTGGTAGAGGTGGCGCATGAGGCAGGTGCACTGGTAAAAGTGATTCTTGAGACCTGCTTGCTGAATGTTGAGGAAAAACTGCGGGCTTCAGAACTGGTGATTGCCGCAGGAGCAGATTATCTGAAAACCAGTACTGGGTTTTCCACTGGAGGAGCTACTCCTCAGGACGTAGCGCTGCTGCGCGGCGTAGCTGGTTCACGATGTGGCGTAAAGGCCTCAGGCGGGATCCGTACCCTTTCCGATGCACGGGCGATGCTGGAAGCTGGGGCCAACCGCATCGGGGCCAGCGCTTCGGTCAGCATCCTGCACGAGTTTGACGCACAGTAA
- a CDS encoding mechanosensitive ion channel family protein, whose amino-acid sequence MKIMRLFSSPRLARGLSGVAIFFAALPFSAQQANAPLLTDDQVLQHLNDVITWYRNIKTQVEPAGLPTDALYQANAESIAAQVVTDAFASAENAAPLFPNDNNASATSTSRQQMLKFLEDTKAHNAALQQQITQLNNQISVAPRRNVQALTEQRDRLQGELDLGQSMVGALTQLTQTSNPIAVNAKQSQKDKQNPEKTQVPQNGFAASVAQLKNSVPEVFNPGTKPSTPASSPQSTPSNGLLGQLRRLYTQSLTLHELDTLTDQTARLEDLINNMRTPLRNAMKETVQQGRALSAAADNPQAGQAVPTRQDFDALAAKFNQLAAVEIPLGKEAAALEESKANLLDWRASIAGQYGSILRSIFITVAVLLGILGILLLVSNLWKRAIFRYVTDARRRRQFLVVRRFVIGFLIGLVLIFSVVSEFSSLATFAGFITAGLAVGLQTILLCVAAYFFLIGRYGIRVGDRISIAGVTGDVIDVGFVRFYLLELSGTGADLHPTGRIVAFANSVLFQSTTPMFRQVPGTAYTWHEVAISLQPSGNYELVESIMLDVVNNAYKKYQETLDRQHGNLERRYELPLAPLKPTAQLQLTSSGLEAVVRYPVSLQNSTETDEEITRNLIQKINRNTEMSASVQGLPQIRSVIRS is encoded by the coding sequence ATGAAAATCATGCGATTGTTCAGCTCTCCCCGGCTCGCACGCGGCCTTTCTGGGGTTGCAATTTTTTTTGCGGCATTGCCTTTTTCTGCCCAGCAAGCAAATGCGCCGCTGCTGACTGACGACCAGGTCCTTCAGCATCTGAATGATGTCATTACCTGGTACCGAAATATCAAGACGCAGGTGGAACCCGCCGGTCTGCCCACGGACGCACTCTACCAGGCCAACGCGGAATCCATAGCTGCCCAGGTGGTAACCGATGCCTTTGCATCGGCTGAAAATGCTGCACCGTTGTTCCCGAATGACAATAACGCATCCGCAACCTCGACTTCGCGGCAGCAAATGCTTAAGTTTCTCGAAGACACCAAGGCCCATAACGCCGCCCTGCAACAGCAAATCACCCAGTTAAATAACCAGATTTCTGTGGCCCCCCGAAGAAACGTCCAAGCTCTGACAGAGCAGCGGGACCGTCTTCAGGGAGAACTGGACCTTGGCCAGTCCATGGTGGGCGCGCTCACGCAACTCACGCAAACCTCCAACCCGATTGCAGTCAACGCAAAACAAAGCCAGAAAGACAAACAAAATCCGGAGAAAACGCAGGTCCCGCAGAACGGATTCGCTGCCAGTGTGGCGCAGTTAAAGAACTCTGTTCCGGAAGTCTTCAATCCCGGCACCAAACCATCCACTCCAGCTAGTTCTCCACAATCCACCCCTTCCAATGGGCTTCTTGGGCAATTGCGGCGTCTTTATACACAATCGCTGACACTGCATGAACTGGACACACTGACCGATCAGACGGCGCGCTTGGAAGACCTGATCAACAACATGCGTACTCCTCTGCGCAACGCGATGAAGGAGACCGTCCAGCAGGGACGCGCACTGTCGGCTGCGGCAGACAATCCCCAGGCTGGTCAGGCCGTCCCCACCAGGCAGGATTTTGATGCGCTTGCGGCCAAATTCAACCAGCTTGCCGCGGTCGAAATTCCTTTAGGCAAAGAAGCGGCTGCTCTGGAAGAAAGCAAGGCCAACCTTCTTGATTGGCGCGCCTCCATCGCCGGCCAATACGGTTCCATTCTTCGCTCTATCTTCATCACTGTGGCTGTTCTGCTGGGCATTCTGGGCATTCTTCTATTGGTCTCTAACTTATGGAAGCGTGCCATCTTTCGTTATGTCACTGACGCAAGAAGAAGAAGGCAGTTTCTTGTCGTCCGCCGATTTGTGATTGGATTTTTAATTGGCCTGGTACTCATCTTCAGTGTGGTGAGTGAATTCAGCTCGTTGGCCACCTTTGCCGGGTTTATTACAGCTGGTCTGGCCGTAGGACTGCAAACAATTCTTCTCTGCGTGGCCGCCTATTTTTTTCTCATCGGGCGCTATGGCATCCGAGTGGGTGACCGCATCAGTATCGCTGGTGTTACCGGAGATGTCATTGACGTTGGTTTTGTCCGCTTTTACCTGCTGGAACTATCAGGAACAGGCGCCGATCTGCATCCCACAGGAAGGATTGTTGCCTTTGCCAATTCCGTTCTCTTTCAGTCCACCACGCCCATGTTCCGTCAAGTGCCAGGCACAGCCTATACCTGGCATGAAGTGGCCATCTCGCTGCAACCTTCGGGTAACTATGAGCTGGTAGAATCCATCATGCTCGATGTCGTAAACAACGCATACAAGAAATATCAGGAAACGCTGGACCGCCAGCATGGCAATCTGGAACGACGCTATGAACTTCCCCTTGCTCCGCTGAAACCAACAGCGCAATTGCAGCTGACAAGCAGCGGACTTGAGGCTGTTGTCCGTTATCCAGTAAGCCTGCAGAACAGCACGGAAACAGATGAGGAAATCACCCGAAATCTGATTCAAAAAATCAACAGAAACACGGAAATGAGCGCTTCGGTCCAGGGGCTGCCTCAGATACGCTCGGTCATCCGCAGTTGA
- a CDS encoding prolipoprotein diacylglyceryl transferase, whose amino-acid sequence MYPFIHIGRFSIGTFGIMLWLAAVCACWVLHRNFRRWKIDADAIGIVALSTVAGVIGAKLWHVLESPQVLLENPWGTLLDRAGFAWFGGLVLGILALLWQSKGAGLSRLGMLDLAAPAAAVGYGVGRLGCLTSGDGDYGIPTNLPWGMSFPNGLVPTPPGVKVHPTPIYELIAALLIAWFLWKRGRPSTGRPAGEITGEYLVLSGLARFLVEFIRINPRIYWGMSNAQVASIGSVLAGLLLILWARRARRPVVIPAAPQASQTR is encoded by the coding sequence GTGTACCCTTTTATCCACATTGGCAGATTTTCCATTGGTACCTTCGGCATCATGCTCTGGCTGGCTGCGGTCTGCGCCTGCTGGGTGCTACACCGCAACTTTCGCCGCTGGAAGATAGACGCGGATGCAATCGGAATTGTTGCGTTATCCACGGTGGCCGGTGTCATCGGCGCAAAGTTGTGGCACGTGCTGGAAAGTCCGCAGGTTCTCCTAGAGAACCCCTGGGGAACGCTTCTGGACCGCGCCGGGTTCGCCTGGTTCGGCGGTCTGGTGCTCGGGATCCTTGCCCTTCTTTGGCAAAGTAAAGGCGCTGGTTTAAGCAGGCTGGGGATGCTGGACCTGGCTGCTCCTGCGGCGGCCGTAGGCTACGGTGTAGGTCGGTTAGGTTGTCTTACTTCCGGAGACGGCGATTACGGGATCCCGACGAACTTGCCCTGGGGTATGAGCTTTCCCAATGGTCTTGTACCGACCCCGCCGGGTGTTAAAGTACATCCTACGCCGATCTATGAATTGATTGCCGCATTGCTGATTGCGTGGTTTCTCTGGAAGCGGGGAAGGCCTTCCACCGGACGTCCAGCGGGAGAAATCACGGGCGAATATCTGGTCCTGAGCGGTCTGGCGAGATTCCTGGTTGAGTTTATCCGGATCAATCCCAGGATCTACTGGGGAATGAGCAATGCTCAGGTTGCTAGTATCGGATCGGTCCTTGCGGGCCTGCTGCTGATTTTGTGGGCCCGCAGGGCCCGGAGACCGGTCGTGATTCCGGCAGCGCCGCAGGCGAGCCAGACCCGTTAA
- a CDS encoding DUF4112 domain-containing protein: MKPQILSQASGNLKSRTRLGSGLFANENLDLLSRVLDEWFRIPGTSIRFGLDGIVGLVPWAGDVLAGFASCIILVAAWFRGVPYVTLVRMLVNLGVDVVVGAIPVIGDIFDIAWKANRRNYALLARHLDQPHRHTWKDWTFLLLMAVVLLMIFALPLFLLLLAVEWLKAHMMAGGPH; the protein is encoded by the coding sequence ATGAAGCCGCAGATCTTGTCACAGGCAAGTGGAAATCTGAAGTCGAGGACACGGCTGGGGTCCGGGCTCTTCGCAAACGAGAATCTGGACCTGCTCTCGCGTGTGCTGGATGAATGGTTTCGGATTCCCGGCACCTCCATCCGGTTCGGCCTGGATGGTATTGTCGGATTGGTGCCCTGGGCCGGCGATGTATTGGCGGGGTTCGCTTCATGCATCATCCTTGTGGCGGCATGGTTTCGCGGCGTGCCCTACGTCACACTCGTGCGAATGCTTGTGAACCTGGGAGTCGATGTGGTGGTCGGTGCAATCCCGGTCATCGGAGATATTTTCGACATTGCATGGAAGGCAAACCGGCGTAACTATGCGCTGCTGGCGAGGCATCTGGATCAGCCGCATCGTCACACCTGGAAAGACTGGACATTCCTGCTGCTGATGGCAGTGGTCCTTCTGATGATTTTTGCTCTACCCTTGTTTTTGCTGCTTCTGGCTGTGGAGTGGTTGAAGGCCCACATGATGGCGGGTGGTCCCCACTAA
- the hpt gene encoding hypoxanthine phosphoribosyltransferase, which produces MSTKTSPDLQVLFSREQIAERVAELGRQIDQDYAGENIVLLGVLKGAAIFLADLARHITVPNTFDFVAVSSYGKGQKTSGAVKLIKDVDQPIEGKNVIVVEDILDTGLTLDFLKKLFAQHRPRSLRIAALLDKPSRRLVKIDADYVGFSIPNKFVVGYGMDYAERFRNLPDICLMPPDYPE; this is translated from the coding sequence ATGAGCACGAAAACCTCGCCCGATCTCCAGGTCCTCTTCAGCCGTGAGCAGATTGCAGAACGTGTCGCTGAGCTGGGACGCCAGATTGACCAGGATTATGCCGGAGAGAACATCGTTCTGCTGGGTGTGCTGAAAGGAGCTGCAATCTTTCTGGCAGACCTGGCAAGGCACATTACCGTACCGAATACATTTGATTTTGTTGCGGTTTCCAGCTATGGCAAGGGACAGAAAACCAGCGGCGCAGTCAAACTCATCAAAGATGTAGACCAACCCATCGAAGGCAAAAACGTTATTGTTGTGGAAGATATTCTTGATACCGGGCTCACGCTCGACTTTCTCAAGAAGCTTTTTGCACAGCATCGGCCCCGGTCTCTGCGCATCGCCGCACTGCTGGACAAACCTTCCCGCCGGTTGGTGAAAATCGATGCGGATTATGTAGGATTCAGCATTCCGAACAAGTTCGTCGTGGGTTATGGAATGGACTATGCAGAACGCTTTCGTAACCTCCCTGATATCTGTCTGATGCCCCCGGATTATCCCGAGTAA
- the mnmA gene encoding tRNA 2-thiouridine(34) synthase MnmA, whose translation MHETFNNTVAVAMSGGVDSSTVAAMLKDEGYELVGLTLQLWNQRRLAGREGMPAEVQGRCCSIDDVYDARRVAEALNIPYYLINEQERFELDVVRPFVSEYLAGRTPIPCSLCNNHLKFDQLLVRARQIGADRIATGHYARNEYDPQRNRWILKRPADLSKDQTYFLFGLTQEQLSRTLFPLGGFTKPEVRDIARRHQLAIAVKPDSQEICFIPGGDYKRFIDAYLDEQGEAMPDTSGELVSTSGEVIGHHQGIHNFTVGQRKGLGVSSPRPLYVIQIDSVTHRVTVGGEPETMSRTLRARDLNWISVPSLEAPMRVKAKIRHRHEPAWATIEMCGPAEVLTTFDQPQRAVTPGQAVVFYDGDEVVGGGWIV comes from the coding sequence ATGCACGAGACCTTCAACAATACGGTAGCTGTGGCCATGTCCGGCGGCGTGGACTCCTCCACCGTCGCTGCCATGCTCAAGGACGAGGGCTACGAACTCGTTGGCCTGACGCTCCAGCTCTGGAACCAGCGCCGCCTTGCCGGACGCGAGGGAATGCCCGCTGAGGTGCAGGGCCGCTGCTGCTCCATCGATGACGTCTATGATGCCCGTCGTGTCGCCGAAGCGCTAAACATTCCCTACTACCTGATCAATGAACAGGAGCGTTTTGAGCTTGATGTCGTCCGCCCCTTCGTCTCGGAATACCTCGCAGGACGCACGCCGATTCCCTGCTCGCTCTGCAACAATCACCTCAAGTTTGATCAGCTTCTTGTTCGTGCGCGTCAGATTGGCGCCGACCGCATTGCCACTGGCCATTACGCCCGTAATGAGTATGATCCGCAGCGCAACCGGTGGATCCTGAAGCGCCCCGCTGACCTGAGCAAGGACCAGACTTACTTCCTCTTCGGCCTGACACAGGAGCAGCTCTCGCGCACCCTCTTTCCGCTTGGCGGGTTTACTAAGCCTGAGGTCCGCGACATCGCCCGCCGGCATCAGCTCGCCATCGCAGTCAAGCCGGACTCGCAGGAGATCTGCTTCATCCCCGGCGGTGACTACAAGCGCTTCATTGACGCTTATCTGGACGAACAGGGAGAAGCGATGCCTGACACCTCTGGCGAACTTGTCTCGACCTCAGGCGAAGTCATCGGCCATCATCAGGGCATCCACAATTTCACCGTCGGCCAGAGGAAGGGCCTCGGTGTCTCCTCGCCTAGACCGCTTTACGTGATTCAGATTGACAGCGTCACCCACAGGGTAACCGTTGGCGGAGAGCCTGAGACCATGAGCCGGACCCTTCGGGCCCGCGATCTGAACTGGATTTCCGTCCCTTCGCTCGAAGCGCCGATGCGCGTCAAGGCCAAGATCCGGCACCGCCACGAACCTGCCTGGGCCACGATTGAAATGTGTGGCCCGGCGGAAGTCCTCACCACATTTGACCAGCCGCAGCGGGCGGTTACGCCGGGTCAGGCTGTCGTCTTCTACGACGGCGACGAAGTTGTGGGCGGCGGCTGGATTGTCTGA
- a CDS encoding cysteine desulfurase family protein, whose translation MKRVYMDANATTPLLPEVLEAMRPYFIERFGNASSIHQQGQQARAAVEHARESVAALLNCRPAEIVFTSGGTESDNMALFGLMQQGDHLITSSIEHHAVLHAAEKLRERGMEVTFLPVSSEGVVDPQEVRRAIRPNTKLISIMMANNETGAIQPVSEIGRIASEADIYFHTDAVQAAGKLPIDVQSLRCDLLSISGHKMHAPQGTGILYVRRGTQLEPLFFGGAHERQRRAGTENLPGIVGLGKAAEVACAALTDGTIERIKALRDRLEQGILAEVEDTGVNSRKVARVANTTNIYFDNLEGEALVIALDLKGLSTSGGSACASGATEPSHVLSAMGLPPARARASLRFSLSKLNTEDDITFALEIIPQAAARLRELAPVNAGTLG comes from the coding sequence ATGAAACGGGTATATATGGACGCAAATGCAACGACACCTTTGCTGCCCGAGGTGCTCGAAGCCATGCGCCCGTACTTCATTGAGCGGTTTGGCAACGCCTCCTCCATCCACCAGCAGGGCCAGCAGGCCCGCGCTGCGGTCGAACACGCGCGCGAATCTGTGGCCGCGTTGCTCAACTGCCGACCGGCGGAAATTGTCTTCACCTCAGGTGGCACCGAGAGTGACAACATGGCACTGTTCGGTCTTATGCAGCAGGGCGACCATCTGATTACCTCGTCCATCGAGCACCACGCCGTCCTCCACGCTGCCGAAAAGCTACGCGAGCGTGGCATGGAGGTCACCTTCCTGCCCGTATCGAGTGAGGGCGTCGTAGACCCGCAGGAGGTGCGCCGCGCCATCCGCCCCAACACAAAGCTCATCAGCATCATGATGGCCAACAATGAAACCGGGGCCATTCAGCCAGTGAGCGAAATCGGCCGCATCGCCTCGGAGGCCGACATCTACTTCCATACCGATGCGGTCCAGGCTGCAGGCAAACTCCCCATCGATGTGCAGAGTCTACGCTGCGATCTGCTCAGCATCTCCGGACACAAGATGCACGCGCCGCAAGGTACAGGGATCCTCTACGTGCGCCGTGGCACCCAGCTGGAACCCCTTTTCTTTGGCGGGGCCCACGAACGCCAGCGTCGCGCCGGCACAGAGAACCTTCCCGGCATTGTGGGCCTCGGTAAAGCTGCTGAAGTTGCCTGCGCTGCACTCACGGACGGCACCATCGAGCGCATCAAAGCGCTCCGGGACCGCCTGGAGCAGGGCATCCTCGCGGAGGTAGAAGACACCGGGGTCAACAGCCGGAAGGTGGCTCGTGTCGCAAACACCACGAACATTTACTTCGACAACCTCGAAGGCGAAGCCCTGGTCATCGCGCTGGACCTGAAGGGGCTTTCCACCTCTGGCGGATCTGCCTGCGCTTCGGGAGCCACAGAGCCATCTCACGTCCTCTCCGCGATGGGTCTCCCTCCGGCCAGGGCGCGCGCCAGCCTACGCTTCTCGCTCAGCAAGCTCAACACTGAAGACGACATCACCTTTGCGCTTGAAATCATTCCGCAGGCGGCTGCCCGTCTGCGTGAGCTGGCCCCCGTAAACGCGGGTACTCTGGGCTAG
- a CDS encoding DUF4382 domain-containing protein, whose amino-acid sequence MKCKILLSLCLSSGVLLAGLVAIACGSSANSAGSGSGMGMATVSISDPATCAGPDGPFAHVYVTITDVQANVSPTAGDNDSGWQDLTPSLKSSPKQIDLLGQANNQCFLATLGDAQQLQAGNYQQIRLILADNSMSISNNACNGSANCVVLASDGSIHTLQLSSESKTGLKIPSGQIANGGFNIAAGQTKDLNIDFNTCASIVQEGNGQYRLKPVLHAGEVSTTSTSINGTVLDQSTGKPVNGTVLVALEQKDSTGVDRIIMSTLAGADGSFVFCPIPAGTYDVVILGVTSGGTAYQPSIITGVANGQTVGNVDLWPGTVTNSTATFSGLVTSQNSSNAGAVTDVELSALETVNSATYTLPLVPGIHSQSAATLTVETAANSSCSTGTDCVNYSMVLPAGGAYIGTYSSSGITLTLSAPLATYVIDGQAFVPSSGGVTDCNPSEIKSQSYTLSNAFTVNVQTLAFTQCQ is encoded by the coding sequence ATGAAATGCAAGATCCTTCTTTCTCTCTGTTTGTCCAGTGGCGTACTGCTCGCTGGCCTTGTCGCCATAGCCTGCGGAAGCAGCGCGAATTCAGCAGGCTCAGGCAGCGGCATGGGCATGGCGACGGTAAGCATCAGTGACCCAGCAACCTGCGCTGGCCCTGATGGTCCATTCGCCCATGTCTATGTCACCATAACCGACGTCCAGGCGAACGTTAGTCCTACAGCGGGCGACAATGATTCCGGCTGGCAGGACCTGACTCCTAGTCTCAAATCCAGTCCTAAGCAGATTGACCTCCTTGGACAGGCAAACAACCAATGTTTTCTTGCCACACTGGGAGATGCACAGCAGCTTCAGGCAGGCAATTACCAGCAGATTCGCCTCATTCTCGCCGACAATAGCATGAGCATTTCTAACAATGCCTGCAATGGATCAGCAAACTGCGTTGTCCTTGCCTCAGACGGCAGCATCCACACACTCCAGCTTTCAAGTGAGTCAAAGACGGGCTTGAAAATACCTTCGGGGCAAATCGCAAATGGCGGATTTAACATCGCCGCGGGCCAAACTAAAGATTTAAATATTGATTTCAATACCTGCGCCTCGATCGTACAGGAAGGCAACGGTCAGTATCGTCTGAAACCAGTGCTCCACGCCGGAGAAGTCAGCACTACTTCCACTTCCATCAACGGAACGGTGCTGGACCAGTCTACCGGAAAGCCTGTCAATGGTACGGTCCTCGTCGCACTCGAACAGAAAGACTCTACCGGCGTGGACCGCATCATCATGTCCACTCTGGCCGGAGCGGATGGGTCCTTCGTATTTTGCCCGATTCCCGCAGGTACTTATGATGTGGTCATTTTAGGCGTCACCTCCGGAGGCACCGCCTATCAGCCTTCGATTATCACCGGAGTGGCGAATGGTCAAACCGTTGGAAACGTAGACCTATGGCCAGGAACCGTCACGAACAGCACAGCTACGTTCTCCGGACTGGTGACTTCGCAGAATAGCTCCAATGCCGGGGCCGTGACCGATGTCGAATTAAGCGCTCTGGAAACAGTCAACAGTGCGACCTACACCCTGCCTCTTGTGCCGGGTATTCATAGCCAGTCCGCAGCCACACTCACCGTAGAAACAGCGGCCAATTCTTCCTGCTCCACGGGAACAGACTGCGTAAATTACTCTATGGTGCTTCCAGCCGGAGGTGCTTACATAGGCACTTATTCGTCCAGCGGCATCACTCTTACTCTCAGTGCGCCTCTGGCGACGTATGTCATCGACGGACAGGCATTCGTGCCTTCTTCGGGAGGAGTTACTGATTGCAATCCGTCGGAGATCAAGAGCCAGTCTTATACCCTTTCCAATGCCTTCACCGTAAACGTACAGACCCTTGCCTTCACACAGTGTCAGTAG